One genomic window of Oscillospiraceae bacterium includes the following:
- a CDS encoding leucine-rich repeat protein translates to MQFVSATCTNCNAVLRVDRSKSATTCPYCGTVFTIKYENNDFGGNGKDTFVVRAGLLCQYNGASATPVIPDTVVKLIHGVFSNLPVFEIIIPDSVRIIENKTFERCNSLVSITIPDSVSDLGFWIFDESVNLKAIVMPRFFRDSTGKRRDITDSSTREEILGRCPNLQVIRNSNGDLLWSREYEIIEKNKQYNQAIKEQQAFNHTHAWAIASICTSWIPFLGFIFGVITLIKINKAISEGIDENKIRQNRGLPIVAIFINAIFTPIWLFS, encoded by the coding sequence ATGCAGTTTGTCAGTGCAACATGTACGAATTGTAACGCGGTTTTACGAGTTGACAGAAGTAAAAGCGCTACCACATGTCCTTATTGCGGAACCGTTTTCACGATAAAATATGAAAATAATGATTTTGGTGGGAACGGAAAGGATACGTTTGTGGTTCGTGCCGGATTGCTCTGTCAATATAACGGCGCTTCTGCCACTCCTGTTATACCCGACACGGTTGTTAAACTCATTCACGGCGTTTTCTCAAATCTTCCGGTTTTCGAAATTATAATTCCGGATAGTGTTAGAATTATTGAAAACAAGACCTTTGAAAGATGTAACTCGCTTGTTTCTATTACTATTCCGGACAGCGTTTCCGATTTAGGATTTTGGATTTTCGATGAGAGTGTAAATCTGAAAGCCATTGTTATGCCTCGATTTTTCAGGGACAGTACCGGAAAAAGACGTGATATTACAGATTCATCCACAAGAGAAGAAATCTTAGGGAGATGTCCGAATCTACAGGTTATTCGAAATTCCAACGGGGATCTTTTATGGAGCCGAGAATATGAAATAATCGAAAAAAATAAACAGTATAATCAAGCGATTAAAGAACAACAGGCGTTTAATCATACACATGCCTGGGCGATCGCTTCTATCTGTACGTCATGGATTCCGTTTTTAGGGTTTATTTTTGGTGTCATCACCCTTATAAAAATAAATAAAGCAATTAGTGAAGGGATAGATGAAAACAAAATAAGGCAAAACAGAGGATTGCCTATTGTGGCAATATTTATAAATGCGATTTTTACACCGATTTGGTTATTTTCTTAA
- a CDS encoding 1-phosphofructokinase family hexose kinase has translation MITVLCANPCIDKTLKLSEAIPGGTNRVEKTIRSIGGKGINVAAAAKNLGLDVRCLYFSHEEGGSAVSAFLQEKGIESRSVPVSGRLRENIKIFEQNSKQLTEFNEGGNPLTESDSKKMLELATEALKDSDIFVLSGSIPPGIEAELYAEIIAQANFCGVRTILDTDGEAMFQGIRAVPFLLKPNKAELGRIFGRPLSGSGEVALATKHLLDEGIAYVCASMGGDGALLACRDGIFLCDALDVPVKGTVGTGDSMVAGICKALIENGEPDKILIYGCAAAHASVIHEGTTPCTKADFEKFIPELAVIKM, from the coding sequence ATGATCACCGTACTTTGCGCAAACCCCTGCATCGATAAGACTTTAAAGTTATCGGAAGCGATTCCCGGCGGTACTAATCGAGTTGAAAAAACCATCCGCAGTATCGGCGGAAAGGGCATCAACGTAGCTGCAGCGGCTAAAAATCTCGGCCTTGACGTGCGCTGTCTTTACTTCTCGCACGAGGAAGGCGGCTCAGCCGTCTCCGCTTTCTTACAGGAAAAAGGGATTGAGAGCCGGTCCGTTCCGGTTTCCGGACGACTGCGTGAAAACATCAAGATATTTGAACAAAACAGCAAACAGCTGACCGAATTCAATGAAGGCGGCAACCCGCTCACCGAATCGGATTCGAAAAAGATGCTCGAACTGGCCACCGAAGCGCTCAAAGACAGCGATATCTTCGTGCTCTCGGGCAGCATTCCCCCGGGTATTGAGGCCGAACTGTATGCCGAGATTATCGCACAAGCCAACTTTTGCGGCGTGCGCACGATTTTGGACACCGACGGCGAGGCGATGTTTCAGGGTATCCGAGCTGTTCCGTTCTTGTTGAAGCCCAACAAGGCCGAACTTGGGCGTATTTTCGGAAGGCCGCTGTCCGGTTCGGGAGAAGTTGCCTTGGCGACAAAGCACCTGCTGGATGAGGGCATCGCCTATGTCTGTGCCTCAATGGGCGGAGACGGCGCGCTGCTGGCCTGCCGCGACGGGATTTTCTTATGTGACGCGCTCGACGTCCCGGTCAAAGGCACCGTCGGAACCGGCGACAGCATGGTCGCGGGTATCTGCAAAGCGCTGATCGAGAACGGCGAGCCCGATAAAATCCTGATTTACGGCTGTGCGGCGGCGCACGCCTCGGTGATTCATGAAGGCACAACTCCCTGCACCAAGGCCGATTTTGAGAAATTTATCCCCGAACTGGCGGTCATAAAAATGTAA
- a CDS encoding NYN domain-containing protein yields MNEIGIWSKIFGAEKRSSGEKRSAAVFVDFEHWYISLEKLYGIKPDIKNWSKELNTKYDVREMTFFADFSVQGMQNEISKIREVTNMIVQTQNTSHYKKDFTDFIMLDLIYQRAFDPSSAEVFIIFTGDGHFSSAARFLKNRCNKEVGIYAVKGAFSKQLQSISDWSVEVEKPPVADPLATYYEMILKNFKYLESQNKKMVLSFNKTVQTISGINHVQYSKVQTALKALMKKGYIFQKKDKIDGNPITTLAVNWELVKRDGLEPAQN; encoded by the coding sequence GTGAACGAAATAGGAATATGGTCCAAAATATTCGGCGCCGAAAAGCGATCAAGCGGTGAAAAACGGTCGGCAGCGGTATTTGTGGATTTTGAACACTGGTACATCTCACTCGAGAAACTGTATGGCATTAAACCGGACATCAAGAATTGGAGCAAGGAATTGAATACCAAATATGACGTCCGCGAAATGACTTTTTTTGCCGATTTTTCGGTACAGGGCATGCAGAACGAGATATCAAAAATCAGAGAAGTCACCAATATGATTGTTCAGACCCAGAATACGAGCCATTATAAAAAAGATTTTACCGATTTTATCATGCTCGATTTGATCTACCAGCGCGCCTTTGATCCCAGCAGCGCCGAAGTTTTTATCATTTTCACCGGTGACGGTCATTTTTCCTCGGCGGCACGTTTTTTAAAGAACAGATGTAACAAAGAGGTCGGGATTTACGCGGTAAAGGGTGCATTCAGCAAACAGCTGCAATCCATTTCGGATTGGAGCGTCGAAGTCGAAAAACCCCCCGTAGCCGATCCGCTCGCAACTTATTACGAGATGATTTTGAAAAATTTCAAATATCTCGAGAGTCAGAACAAAAAAATGGTTTTGTCTTTTAATAAGACCGTACAGACAATCTCAGGGATTAATCACGTTCAGTATTCAAAGGTCCAAACAGCATTAAAGGCCCTGATGAAAAAGGGATATATCTTTCAAAAGAAAGATAAGATCGACGGGAATCCGATTACGACACTTGCCGTCAACTGGGAATTGGTAAAACGCGACGGGCTTGAGCCCGCGCAAAATTAA
- a CDS encoding zinc-ribbon domain-containing protein: MFCENCGKEIRDGSVFCTYCGAQTTSYQQSDYYTSSNVSPGAKGAAISAMVWGIVALVTCQLPLGFIVGIVGMNKYRLAEELGMTTGMARAGKIMSIIGIVLGAISSLYWIGVCSNTYSYY, from the coding sequence ATGTTCTGTGAAAACTGTGGGAAAGAGATTCGGGACGGGTCCGTTTTCTGCACTTATTGCGGCGCACAAACAACCTCATACCAACAGTCAGATTATTATACATCTTCGAACGTCTCTCCGGGTGCCAAAGGCGCTGCGATTTCGGCGATGGTTTGGGGTATTGTTGCGCTGGTAACCTGCCAACTGCCGCTGGGATTTATCGTGGGTATTGTGGGCATGAATAAATATCGTTTGGCGGAAGAACTCGGTATGACAACCGGAATGGCCAGGGCCGGAAAGATCATGTCGATTATCGGAATCGTTTTAGGGGCGATCTCTTCTTTGTACTGGATTGGTGTTTGTTCAAACACATATTCATATTATTAA
- a CDS encoding zinc ribbon domain-containing protein: MFCKNCGKEIPDNATFCTYCGAQTGTPQQQVQQPQQPAYQQPTYQQPAYQQPTYQQPAYQQPGYAPAPMESPEGKSAATAALVWGILSFVLCAVPILGFVFGIVGINKAKTAQRLGVKNGMTITGKVLAIIGLIAGIIWTIYWIVAAIIAIVAASTYSGYYDYWY, translated from the coding sequence ATGTTCTGCAAGAATTGCGGCAAAGAAATTCCCGATAACGCCACATTCTGCACCTATTGCGGCGCACAGACTGGAACTCCGCAGCAGCAGGTACAGCAGCCCCAGCAGCCGGCCTATCAACAGCCCACTTATCAACAACCGGCCTATCAGCAGCCCACCTATCAACAGCCCGCCTATCAGCAGCCCGGATATGCGCCGGCTCCCATGGAATCTCCGGAAGGAAAAAGCGCAGCCACGGCGGCACTGGTTTGGGGCATCCTCTCGTTTGTTTTGTGCGCTGTTCCGATTTTGGGATTTGTGTTCGGCATCGTGGGGATTAATAAAGCAAAAACGGCTCAGCGGCTGGGTGTCAAAAACGGCATGACGATCACAGGTAAGGTTTTAGCAATTATCGGCTTAATCGCGGGCATCATTTGGACGATCTACTGGATCGTTGCGGCTATTATTGCTATTGTTGCCGCAAGCACTTATTCAGGCTATTACGATTATTGGTATTGA
- a CDS encoding MATE family efflux transporter: MPKLETNLVQGHVGKQLIQFALPFLLSNFIQTLYSVADMIIVGQFSGTASMSGVNIGSQVTLLITNLVLGLSVGGTVLIAQYLGAGKRQEIKETIGTLFTTLGVLAVVMTAVMLVLKVPLLKLIQTPQESFSEANSYFAITMIGTVFIFGYNALSAVMRGMGDSRNPLIFVAIACGINVIGDLILVAGFKMGAAGAAIATVISQAISMFLCVIYLKKNDFIFDFKLKSFGFHPDRMKMILKIGIPTSVQNTLVSFSFLFLTALVNTLGVTASAAVGAVAKLNGFAILPAIAMSSSISAMSAQNIGAGEIGRAKKTMGIGMLISMSISVVIFVLVQLFPEAFLVLFDNDPEMIASGVQYLRSFSFDYLLVPFQFSFMGLFIGSGHTGFSLFCAAVASLLARIPASYILGITLGYGLLGMGAGGPVATTVGAIISLIYYLTGKWKKMTIIKIPAKEAS, from the coding sequence ATGCCGAAACTTGAGACCAACCTCGTACAGGGACATGTCGGAAAGCAGCTGATTCAATTTGCGCTGCCTTTTTTATTGTCTAATTTTATTCAAACTTTATATTCGGTCGCCGATATGATTATTGTGGGGCAGTTTTCCGGAACCGCCAGCATGTCCGGCGTCAATATCGGAAGTCAAGTCACGCTGCTGATCACCAATTTGGTACTCGGCCTCTCGGTCGGCGGAACGGTATTGATCGCGCAGTATTTGGGCGCCGGAAAACGGCAGGAGATCAAAGAGACCATCGGCACATTGTTTACAACACTGGGCGTTTTGGCGGTTGTGATGACCGCAGTGATGCTGGTTTTAAAGGTTCCGTTATTAAAATTGATTCAGACGCCGCAGGAGTCCTTTTCCGAGGCGAACAGCTATTTCGCCATCACGATGATCGGGACTGTTTTCATTTTCGGTTATAATGCACTCAGTGCGGTGATGCGCGGCATGGGCGACAGCCGAAATCCGTTGATTTTCGTCGCCATTGCCTGCGGTATCAACGTGATCGGGGATTTGATTCTCGTCGCAGGTTTCAAAATGGGTGCGGCAGGCGCCGCAATCGCGACCGTCATCTCTCAGGCTATCAGTATGTTCCTGTGTGTTATTTACCTGAAAAAGAACGATTTTATCTTTGACTTTAAACTCAAATCCTTCGGGTTCCATCCCGACCGTATGAAAATGATTTTAAAAATCGGGATACCGACCTCGGTGCAGAATACTTTGGTCAGCTTCTCGTTTCTGTTTTTGACAGCGTTGGTCAACACCCTCGGCGTCACGGCTTCTGCGGCGGTCGGTGCAGTCGCAAAACTGAACGGATTTGCGATTCTGCCGGCGATTGCGATGAGTTCTTCGATTTCGGCAATGAGCGCCCAGAACATCGGCGCGGGAGAGATCGGACGCGCCAAAAAGACCATGGGGATCGGCATGCTGATCTCGATGTCGATCAGTGTCGTTATTTTCGTTTTGGTTCAGCTGTTCCCGGAGGCGTTTTTGGTCCTGTTCGACAACGACCCGGAGATGATCGCAAGCGGTGTGCAGTATCTGCGCAGCTTCAGTTTCGACTATCTGCTGGTACCGTTCCAGTTCAGCTTTATGGGTTTGTTCATCGGTTCTGGGCATACGGGCTTTTCGCTGTTTTGCGCTGCGGTTGCTTCGCTGCTTGCCCGAATTCCGGCCTCGTATATTTTGGGTATTACACTCGGTTATGGGCTGCTGGGTATGGGTGCCGGCGGGCCGGTGGCGACAACGGTCGGCGCCATTATCAGTTTGATCTATTATTTGACCGGCAAGTGGAAAAAGATGACCATCATCAAAATACCTGCAAAGGAAGCATCATAA
- a CDS encoding zinc-ribbon domain-containing protein produces the protein MYCSNCGREIADNVQFCTYCGARRGQPGSAPAMSPETKGASVSALVWGIVAVVVCQLPLGFIFGIIGQNKAREAAEMGIENGMVKAGRIMSKVGLIVGIVMSVFWVVYFLVIVGLFTFAVSYPYYWN, from the coding sequence ATGTATTGCAGCAACTGCGGCAGGGAGATTGCCGATAACGTTCAATTCTGCACCTATTGCGGTGCACGGAGGGGGCAACCCGGTTCTGCCCCCGCGATGTCTCCGGAAACCAAAGGGGCTTCGGTTTCGGCGCTGGTCTGGGGCATTGTGGCGGTGGTGGTATGCCAGCTGCCGCTCGGTTTTATTTTCGGCATCATCGGCCAAAACAAAGCGCGGGAAGCCGCGGAGATGGGCATTGAGAACGGTATGGTCAAAGCCGGACGGATCATGTCGAAAGTCGGCTTAATCGTAGGGATTGTCATGTCGGTTTTCTGGGTGGTCTATTTCTTGGTTATCGTCGGGCTGTTCACCTTTGCCGTTTCCTATCCTTATTATTGGAATTAA
- a CDS encoding iron-containing alcohol dehydrogenase, producing the protein MDLQALLKDMKNCPCGKTHTFNTQFCEIGSGLTAKTGEILEKANFDKKILLVADRNTLAAADGILDALKNSGFIIKQFIYNDQKYANAEQVDEVEALCADIGSIISVGTGSLNDICRVAAFRKNKQYCIFATAPSMDGFASDTAPIVKDNYKTSWQAKQPEVIIGDTKILAASPTILKSAGFGDVMAKYLALVEWKIGNIVAGEYYCDNVAGLVREALRRITALCDHVTDNDEQTAGKIMEVLVLTGLAMKLTGNSRPAAGSEHVVSHFWECKKIVKGIWPDFHGRKVGVATVLINRMFRQIAADYPEIETHADNPDWEAIKKAYGPALVDSMLAENNPSIIDGIEPAHLKACWPEIRNLVLTELPTDEHLVDMMKRAGAAITPEEVHVDAQLLHDALKYHPYMRRRLLLSRLLPMTNVDIDQYIK; encoded by the coding sequence ATGGATCTTCAGGCTCTGTTGAAAGACATGAAAAACTGCCCGTGCGGCAAAACACATACGTTTAACACACAATTTTGCGAAATCGGCAGCGGATTAACCGCCAAAACCGGTGAAATTCTTGAAAAAGCAAATTTCGACAAAAAGATACTGCTGGTCGCTGACCGCAATACGCTGGCAGCGGCGGACGGAATTCTGGATGCGTTAAAAAACTCCGGCTTTATCATCAAACAATTTATCTACAACGACCAGAAATACGCGAATGCCGAACAGGTCGACGAAGTCGAGGCACTCTGCGCCGACATCGGCTCGATCATTTCGGTCGGCACCGGCTCACTCAACGATATCTGCCGGGTCGCGGCGTTCCGTAAGAATAAACAATACTGTATTTTCGCAACCGCGCCCTCGATGGACGGCTTCGCCTCCGACACTGCGCCGATCGTCAAAGACAATTATAAGACCTCCTGGCAGGCCAAACAACCCGAGGTCATCATCGGCGACACCAAAATCCTCGCCGCTTCCCCGACGATTTTGAAATCCGCCGGGTTCGGCGATGTGATGGCAAAATATCTTGCGCTGGTGGAATGGAAAATCGGAAACATCGTTGCCGGAGAATATTACTGTGACAACGTCGCGGGACTCGTCAGAGAGGCGCTGCGGCGCATTACGGCCCTGTGCGACCATGTCACCGATAACGATGAGCAAACCGCGGGGAAGATCATGGAAGTCCTGGTTCTGACGGGCCTTGCGATGAAACTCACCGGAAACTCCCGCCCCGCCGCCGGTTCCGAACACGTCGTCTCGCATTTCTGGGAATGTAAGAAGATCGTCAAAGGCATCTGGCCGGATTTTCACGGGCGTAAAGTGGGCGTCGCCACCGTATTGATCAACCGGATGTTCCGCCAAATCGCTGCCGATTATCCCGAAATCGAAACCCATGCCGACAACCCCGACTGGGAGGCGATCAAAAAGGCATACGGCCCCGCACTGGTTGACTCGATGCTCGCCGAAAACAATCCGAGCATCATCGACGGGATTGAACCGGCGCATCTGAAAGCGTGCTGGCCGGAAATTCGCAATCTGGTTTTAACCGAACTTCCGACCGATGAACATCTGGTGGATATGATGAAGCGCGCGGGCGCGGCAATCACTCCCGAAGAGGTGCATGTAGACGCACAATTACTGCACGACGCCCTGAAATACCACCCCTATATGCGCCGCCGCCTGCTGCTTTCGCGCCTGCTGCCGATGACGAACGTCGACATTGATCAATACATTAAATAA
- a CDS encoding sulfatase-like hydrolase/transferase yields the protein MLFLMVDQMQGKALKDPACITPNFDALIDRGVCFENAYAPNAVCSPSRASLMTGLLPHNHGVLHVIHLVDDDQSVIRDQYPHWVKGLKESGYQTAYIGKWHVERSENLKKYGWDHYIPTTNVKTPLIKSRYIKEMEGYPPCLLYGVTDMKPEERSFGISVKHALDSLERLSQTDDPWCLFVSTEEPHDPYVCGKDAYQLYKNQNITLPENFNDTLEGKPNLYKRAAKIFSDLTDQEKTEAKICYYASITEIDQQYGRLLQKLKALDLEDDTIVIFTSDHGDFLGAHGLYQKNISAFEEAYNIPMILAGPKIKPQGILKARVGIHDLYPTILELMGCQAEKYPDSNSFADLLCGKGDPAEWDKGFAEYFGGRIILTQRVVWDKQWKYVFNGFDDDELYNLEEDPQEMRNRINDADCAEIVKHMVILMWSYVKKTGDHSLENINYPILRLAPFGSKME from the coding sequence CTGTTATTTTTGATGGTGGATCAAATGCAGGGCAAGGCGCTCAAAGACCCCGCGTGCATCACGCCGAATTTTGACGCCCTCATCGACAGGGGCGTCTGTTTTGAAAACGCATATGCCCCGAATGCGGTTTGCTCTCCTTCAAGGGCCTCGTTGATGACGGGTCTTTTGCCGCATAATCACGGCGTATTGCATGTGATACATTTGGTTGATGACGATCAAAGCGTGATCAGAGATCAGTATCCGCATTGGGTAAAGGGACTCAAAGAATCGGGATATCAAACGGCCTATATCGGAAAATGGCACGTCGAGCGGAGTGAGAACCTCAAAAAATACGGATGGGATCACTATATCCCGACGACAAATGTCAAGACCCCGTTGATAAAATCAAGGTATATCAAAGAGATGGAGGGGTATCCTCCATGCCTTTTATACGGCGTGACCGATATGAAACCGGAAGAAAGGTCATTCGGCATCAGCGTAAAGCATGCGCTGGACAGTTTGGAACGCCTGTCCCAAACGGATGACCCCTGGTGCCTTTTTGTCAGCACAGAAGAACCCCATGATCCGTATGTATGCGGAAAAGACGCTTACCAATTATATAAAAACCAAAACATCACTTTGCCTGAAAATTTCAACGATACGCTGGAGGGGAAGCCGAATCTGTATAAAAGAGCGGCAAAAATATTCTCGGATTTGACGGATCAAGAAAAAACAGAGGCCAAAATTTGCTATTACGCGTCTATTACGGAAATCGATCAGCAATACGGCAGATTGCTGCAAAAACTGAAAGCGCTTGATCTGGAAGACGACACCATCGTGATTTTCACAAGCGACCATGGCGATTTTTTAGGTGCGCACGGGCTGTATCAAAAAAACATTTCAGCGTTTGAAGAAGCGTATAACATTCCGATGATCCTTGCGGGGCCCAAAATCAAACCGCAGGGCATTTTAAAAGCGCGTGTAGGGATTCATGATCTTTATCCGACTATTTTGGAACTGATGGGTTGCCAAGCGGAAAAATACCCCGATTCCAATTCGTTTGCCGATCTGCTCTGCGGCAAGGGCGATCCGGCGGAATGGGATAAAGGATTTGCCGAATATTTCGGCGGCAGAATTATATTGACCCAGCGCGTGGTCTGGGATAAGCAGTGGAAGTATGTTTTCAACGGGTTTGACGACGATGAACTGTACAATCTTGAAGAGGACCCGCAGGAGATGCGCAATCGAATCAACGACGCGGACTGCGCCGAAATCGTGAAGCATATGGTAATTTTGATGTGGAGTTATGTCAAAAAAACCGGCGATCATAGTTTGGAAAATATCAATTATCCGATTTTGCGGCTGGCCCCGTTCGGCTCGAAGATGGAGTAG